In Triticum aestivum cultivar Chinese Spring chromosome 5B, IWGSC CS RefSeq v2.1, whole genome shotgun sequence, the following proteins share a genomic window:
- the LOC123116555 gene encoding ATPase family AAA domain-containing protein At1g05910, whose amino-acid sequence MLSQMDPSLVSFCDKIAAQGGPMQAMDDEDSSILQAPLVVQLVSVTRTSARLRNVQPEVDLSRSYEVLKRHKKSTKNEHGTAAKESTARDGKSPGDVDLSKPTSPEEAPKGPHSNGPLKEADKAPDEAPPTLPGSPPGPMETDNGEDSAMPTSDDMLEQLEGVKQRFMELTVGYGVPQLERLYSRIMKGAIELTGKETNKDHRRLVVRHLLAFVENSDNF is encoded by the exons ATGTTGTCACAGATGGACCCATCATTGGTATCCTTTTGTGATAAAATTGCTGCACAAGGGGGACCAATGCAGGCTATGGATGATGAGGATAGCTCCATTCTCCAAGCGCCGCTTGTTGTTCAGTTAGTTTCTGTTACTAGAACAAGTGCAAGGCTTCGTAATGTACAACCAGAAGTTGATCTGTCAAGAAGTTATGAGGTGCTAAAGCGGCACAAGAAAAGCACCAAAAACGAACATG GCACTGCTGCCAAAGAATCGACAGCAAGAGATGGAAAGTCTCCTGGTGATGTAGATCTGTCAAAGCCAACTTCCCCAGAGGAAGCTCCAAAAGGACCACATTCAAATGGCCCTTTGAAAGAAGCTGACAAAGCACCAGATGAAGCACCTCCAACACTACCTGGTTCTCCTCCCGGCCCAATGGAGACTGACAACGGCGAAGATTCTGCCATGCCTACCAGCGATGACATGCTTGAACAACTGGAAGGTGTGAAACAGCGCTTCATGGAGCTCACCGTGGGCTACGGGGTGCCGCAGCTCGAGAGGCTCTACTCGCGGATAATGAAAGGCGCGATAGAGTTGACAGGTAAAGAAACCAACAAGGATCATAGACGGTTAGTTGTTAGGCATTTGTTGGCATTTGTTGAGAACAGCGACAATTTTTAA
- the LOC123116556 gene encoding flotillin-like protein 2, with product MASFHVADASEYLAITGWGIDDVKLAKKAWVFVGQQCKKFCISPVNYEFEVHAMSAEKLPFILPAVFTIGPKISAIGDEAADKEELQAQLLLYAKLIAPLNHNTSHVHDLVKGVIEGETRVLAAELTMEEIFKGTKTFKEKVFDMVQLELKQFGLFIYNANVKQLVDVPGHEYFSYLGQKTQQDAANQAKVDVAEARMKGEVGAKEREGLTRQNAAKVDAETKVLSVRQMGQGLKEEAKVKAEVQVFENAREADIAAAKAELAMKKAGWDKQAKVAEVEAAKAVAIREAELQMEVEIKNAMRQTEKLKAEQLSKATVQYDTQVQDSNALLYSRQKAAEAALFEQMRTAEARKAQADAKFFEQKMAEDAKLYAKQKEAEAVALVGKAKTEYVASMLQALGGNYHALRDYLMIDGGMYTEMARINAGAVNGMQPKISIWSNGGDAGGEAAAGSALQQVAGVYKMLPPLVSTVHEQTGMLPPAWMCTLPKDGAAN from the exons ATGGCGAGTTTTCATGTCGCCGACGCGTCGGAGTACCTGGCCATCACCGGCTGGGGCATCGACGACGTGAAGCTCGCGAAGAAGGCGTGGGTGTTCGTCGGGCAGCAATGCAAGAAGTTCTGCATCTCGCCGGTCAACTACGAGTTCGAGGTGCACGCCATGAGCGCCGAGAAGCTGCCCTTcatcctccccgccgtcttcaccATCGGCCCCAAGATCAGCGCAatcggcgacgaggcggcggacaAGGAGGAGCTCCAGGCGCAGCTCCTGCTCTACGCCAAGCTCATCGCCCCGCTGAATCACAACACCAGCCACGTCCATGACCTCGTCAAGGGGGTCATCGAGGGCGAGACCCGCGTGCTCGCCGCCGAGCTCACCATGGAGGAGATCTTCAAGGGGACCAAGACCTTCAAGGAGAAGGTCTTCGACATGGTGCAGCTGGAGCTCAAGCAGTTCGGGCTCTTCATCTACAACGCCAACGTGAAGCAGCTGGTGGACGTGCCGGGGCACGAGTACTTCTCCTACCTCGGCCAAaagacgcagcaggacgccgcgaACCAGGCCAAGGTGGACGTGGCGGAGGCCCGGATGAAAGGCGAGGTGGGCGCCAAGGAGAGGGAGGGGCTGACCCGGCAGAACGCCGCCAAGGTGGACGCCGAGACCAAGGTGCTGTCGGTGCGGCAGATGGGCCAGGGGCTCAAGGAGGAGGCCAAGGTGAAGGCCGAGGTGCAGGTGTTCGAGAACGCAAGGGAGGCGGACATCGCCGCGGCCAAGGCCGAGCTCGCCATGAAGAAGGCCGGGTGGGACAAGCAGGCCAAGGTGGCCGAGGTTGAGGCGGCCAAGGCCGTCGCCATCCGCGAGGCCGAGCTCCAGATGGAGGTCGAGATTAAGAACGCCATGCGCCAGACTGAGAAGCTCAAGGCCGAACAGCTCAGCAAGGCCACCGTGCAGTACGACACACAG GTTCAAGATTCAAACGCGCTGTTGTACAGCAGGCAGAAGGCAGCTGAGGCGGCGCTGTTCGAGCAGATGAGGACGGCGGAGGCGCGcaaggcgcaggccgacgccaagTTCTTCGAGCAGAAGATGGCCGAGGACGCCAAGCTCTACGCCAAgcagaaggaggcggaggccgtGGCTCTGGTGGGAAAGGCCAAGACAGAGTACGTGGCGTCCATGCTCCAGGCGCTCGGCGGCAACTACCACGCTCTCAGGGACTACCTCATGATCGACGGCGGCATGTACACGGAGATGGCTCGCATCAATGCCGGAGCAGTCAACGGCATGCAGCCCAAGATCAGCATCTGGAGTAATGGTGGTGACGCAGGCGGAGAGGCTGCCGCCGGCAGCGCGCTGCAGCAGGTTGCTGGGGTGTACAAGATGCTCCCGCCGCTTGTGTCGACGGTGCACGAGCAGACAGGGATGTTGCCGCCGGCGTGGATGTGTACGCTGCCCAAGGACGGTGCTGCCAACTGA